A segment of the Gossypium hirsutum isolate 1008001.06 chromosome D10, Gossypium_hirsutum_v2.1, whole genome shotgun sequence genome:
CTTGAATTGTGTATTTCTTGTTGTTCGGTTGTGTGCAAGGCTATTTTTTGATGAGTTTGGAATATGTTTGTTATGTGTGTTAAGTGTTGGGTCAATCGGAAGCCACTATGAACAAGCCTAAAGGTAAGAAAAAGCTTGTTTGAGCTTTCGACTTGTAAGCAGAAGTGTAATTGGTGAGTGTCCGGAGTCGCTGCTGGTATGTGTGATTCATAGCATTAATCGAGAGCTTGTGATATGGCATATAAAATAGTATTTTTAATGTGCATGCTTAACATGTGAATCAGATTTATAATCAGTACAATGggcatgcttaacatgtgaatcatatctcaatttcaatatcaGTGGCATGATTTATATATCATGCATATCATATAATGCTAATATATCACACATCacaagtattggaatttaaacatattttcacaATTAACATTGAATCAAATCAACATAATCATACAATCACAAACTGCATAGTTCGAAAATACTTACTTGTGAATCACCTTTTTTATAGGTTTAACATCCTTTTTTGGATACGTAATGTATTCATATTATTTCGTATTATAAAGAACTTAACAGTGTctcaattattaatatatataaatattttatttaacaacGAATCATGTATGTATATTTAATATTGAGTTGTACCCACACCTGATGATTAGTTTTGCCTTTAGATCTAAACTCCAATATTTAGTGATGACAAAATTAAACAGATCTCCCACTTGGTCTGGTTCAAATAATGATTTATcattaaaatacatttattagCCTTGGTCATGAATTCAATCTCAAACTCATAAGGGAGTGAGTAGAGGACTTGCTCTTATTTTGTTTCGATGACGAAGTTCAATTGATTTCTTATGGATGAAGAGAATCCGAATAATCAAGTCAACCTTTCAAAATATCATGTAAAAATCAGTTTCTATACTCGATTATACGTAATGAAAAAATTGATATAGGTTTCCTATTGATACTTATGTTACTAAGATTGAGTTGGAGAGATCAACAATCACTGGAATAACGATTCGATGGAGGAGAATTATCTCAGGAGAAATCATcatccaaaataaaaaagaatagatTAGGACTAGAAATGATCTATGAAAATACGAGAGGAGGAATAGAAGTTCAATTATAACTAAAGAATTGAAGAGGAAATGAAAAATGGCGAAGAACAATGACTAACACAGTGGTAGTACGACAATACTACGATGGCAGAATGACGGTAGTGCGGTGGTGGTGCAACGGTGATGAGGTGTGGAAGAAAGGGTAGTTTTGATGATGATGTGGTAATGGTTCGGTGAGAAAGTGGTGGCCAACAGTGGTGATTAGGTggcaaaaagtaaaataaatggtGGTTGAAGGAGGAATAATAGAGAAAATGAAGGAGAGAAAAGTTGGAATAAAAAAATGTGATTCTATCGTGTCTAGGTGCATCGGACAATAATAGCATGGTAAATGAAGGAAAAATGGCAACAAGGGgacaaagggaaaaaaaagatggATCATGAGGGAACCAATAGAGTGAAAATGGGGATATTGGGGGAAGGTTGACTAGATAAGCAAGGAAAGAATCTTCCATTGCATGGCAACTATGTATGGACGACACAAGGGGGTTTGACCAAGGTTTAATGtggaaaaaaaattctaaataaatatATAGGTGAAGGGAATTGAACATAGGATCTTAAGGAAATTAATTAAGCTCCTTACCACTAGACTAATTACTTGCTTGCAcatgaaataacaaaattaaaatagaaaatatggGGCGTGACAAATTTACTTGCAAAGATTCCTTTATGGGAGAATGTAGTACTTGCTTTGAAGTACGTGAGGTCTAAAAAGAACCTAGCTGATCTACTAACTAACGGGTTAAGTAGGAAAGTAGTTCTTGATTCATCGAGGGTGACAAATCTTAAGCCAAATGGTTGAGGAATTCATAGTGAATACCCAATTTAGTTCTTTAAGTTCAATGTGGTCAAACAAAACCATGGAAGGCCTTATAGTGTACATTCTACCTATCCCTATGGCGAACAATGTACATGTATAAGGTTAAGTTCTCACTcttaatgaattaatatcctaggaTTTGGGTAGTCCTATTGAGACTTGATGAATTCACCAACATGTGCGGTTGATTTTATTACTCTTAATGAGTTCATATCCTAGAATTTGGGTGATTATATTGAAATGGACTTGATGAATTAAACGAATTTAAATTTGAGAGGATGAGCTCAATAAATgctcttaatgatttcatagtCCTAATTCGGATGGTCTATATTGAGATAGATTTGATGAAATCACCTACGTAAGTGTGAAGGACTAGCCATCTTCTATGAAAGACATTAGGTAGTCTTTCTAGAGCACTTACCAGCATCCCGAGGTGTATTGGCTAAAATTTGTTGATCTATTGTAGAACATCAATTGAATCTAAAATTAGTTGTGTGTCATGAGTTAATCCTTATCTTAACAACTTTAAAATTCTCTCACTTGTTAAAGTGAAGAATCACTCATTTCACTATGTACTAGTTCAAATCCACAAGATACTACTGCTTCAGTGGCTAATTTTGCTATTTCTCTTCTCATGTTTTACCCTTTTTTATCAtgtttacaaaaattattttgCACTGGTGGGGAAATGTTGGTAAcgcaaagaaattgaaaaaaaatatttttaaacagtTACGATTTGACAAAATTAAAATCTAGCTTTTAAACGGTTACGATTTGAAAGAATTAGAATCTAGCTATTGAGATTTTTTAGGAAATTGACTctgcaaatttatcattttgcccctTCAACAAATAGAATAGAAAGCCATTCTCCTCAATTTTCATAGaacacaacaagagaaaaaaCAACTTCTTTCATCCTTCTGTTctctaaattcttgtgttctaCGAAATTACACGAGAGGGAAATTTTGTCTAGGAGATTTCTTTTAAATGGGatcatttgtgacccctccaatcttttcTGGGAATTAAACCTAGTGTGGTTTCGTCGATTTTTTTCCAGTTTATTTTTCGAccaactatttttgttttttcggTTTCGATTCCTTTCGAGAAGAGCAATAATAATTGTGTTCCACCTTCTTTATTCAAGTGTACAAATATTGAAGTATTGTGTTAACCTTGGGAGGTGACATCCACTACACGATTATGTCGATCAAGGCAAATTTACTTCTAAAGCAGTGATTATTCCATGACAcaataatttctttatttatttacactCAGTTTGATTTCCTATCAACGCTAACAGTTTTATTTTTGCAACAGTATATTTCCAATAGTTGAGAGGACATTtgctattttaaaaaaattcccatATCAACAATACCACCTCAATATAGTCTAAAAAATAAGGTCGGATCGTGCTAGAATGTTGCATACTTCATAACTTCATTTGTAGCTGGATTGAGATGGTTCATACTTTGAAGAGTACATGAAAAATGATCCTAATAATCTTagttatataaattcaaatatcaatttaaatgATTAAGAAATAGGTCAAGGACCAACAAGTTAATGAGTATATGTTAAATGCCAAAGAGAGAATAATCCAACAAatatggaatattaaagcaattagataaaattgcatacgatacttatttttcttgttatttttatttgtaatcgTACTGTCAGCTACTTTCTTGGATTAAGATATTACATACAgtgggttaattttaattttgttacttTAACGAGTGAGAGGTGTTCCATTCCATGACtaattaatttgtaattaaagatgaagagttagaacttaattacaaattaattgACTCTTAATTATATATGTCTGATCGATCCTTCCGCTAGCTCAATATAACTCTGCATTGATTGCTTATAAGAACCATTTtataaatggatgaaatgatgtatGAAAAATAGATTCTATGAATTATTATACACAGTAAATGTATTTTCTCAAAGTAAGAAGAGACAACTtagcaattaatttaatttatttggattattatttaattgaatgtaattaaataattgtgtccaaagtgaaaattaaattaattagtcattacaATTTTACTAAATAAGacaattcaatttatttactcATAATATCTAATAcgataaagtttttataactttgatgaaattagaattgtgttgaataattatatgagcttattttaatttaatttaaaactcaACTACACATACATCTATACTCAATACATGAAAAGCCCTAGAGAGCCCAATTAATAGGCAAATGGACAACACACTTTGATGGTAATCCTAGTGTTTGCCGCCTACCTTATAGAGTTCTAGTagaacttttcttttcttttattttaaaatattatttcccCTCTCTTAGTATTCTAGTAGAACTCTTGTAATTTTCCCCTATATATAGTGACTAGGAGCTagcaaaaataataagaaaagatATTGGGATTCTTTGTtgaattttagtaaaaactttATTTGGGTTATTTTCTTGGAGTtcaataaattctatttttcatgAGTATTTGTTAGAGTTGTgcgacccaaattctaagagattgcttataagtcaagttaaataaaatatattttctttctaaaagatttagtatttatgagtataatatatttagcatttgttaaaataatatatgactttgattagaattaggttttttcaacctataaatagatgtagttgaaACTCCTATTtaaatcattcgaattcgacatagtgaattttgtTCTCCTCTGTCCgtggttttttctcgaaagggtttccacgtaaaaatctgcgtgttttttatttttatttcttttttctttgtgatatattatcattatcgacgttctatttttacaaattggtatcagagctttcgggttgttcatctcgatcatggtaatggcgtctttgaagtatgaaattttgctgttggatcgcaacaccagatttgcgttgtggcagattaagcTATAAGCAgttgcagatggatctagaggatGCCCTACTAGAGATAGATAATATGCCTTCgatattaacagatgaagagaagaagcgtaaggatctaAAGGCgctaacacaattacatctgtatttgtctaacgaaattttgcaggatgtgatgaagaagaagactgccaatgcattatggaagaggctggaacaaatatgaATGTCGAAAATTCTAACCAGCAAGTTACATATGAAGCATTGTCTTTATACTCATCGTTTGGAAGAAGGtgcgtctgtgcacgaacacttaacagtgtttaaagaaattctttcaaacctagaggccatggaggttcaatatgataaggaagatctagggttgattctacttttttcgttgcccccatcttattcaacctttagagacacgattttaaaGCCGTgagtctctcacaattgatgaagtttatgattctttgacctcgtatgataagataaagcatattgtggttaaacccgactctaagagagagggtctcattgttcgtgggagaaaAGATTGGAATGCTAATGATGAtcatggaaggacacaggaacagaatcctcacagtaaatttaagggtaaatcaaagtcttcaaatagaggtaaaacttgtaacttctacaagaagaaagagcacattaaatctgagtgctataagctacagaataagatcaaaagggaggctacgATTTAAAAGGAAAAGCAACtagaaaatttcggtgaagctgatgttgtagaagactacagcgatgatgaacttctagtcgcttctgtcaacaattctaaagtgagcgagaaGTGGATTCTTGATTCGGgctacaccttccacatgagtcccaatcgggattggtttacaacttctgaaatagtgtctgaaggtgttattttgatgggaaataatgcttcgtgtaaaattacaggtgttggaacgattaaagttaagatgtttgatggagttgtcagaacacttagtgacgtgtgacatgttccagaattgaagagatatttaatttcgttgagtactatTGATTCAAaaggtacagatacacagctgaaagtggggttttgaagatttccaaaggtgacctcgttgtgatgaaagggcagagaaagacagccaagttatatattttgcagggttctactattaTTGGTGATGCatctgtcgcttcctcttccttgtcagaagatgatattactaaactttggcatatgcgcctacggcatatgagtgagaatggcatgataGGATTGAgaaaaagaggacttcttgatgggcaaggaatttacaAGCTAAAATTCTGTGAGCACtacgtttttgggaagcaaaagagagtttgattcactagaggaatccataacacaaagggaatgttagagtatattcattatgatctgtgagggccatctagagtgccttcgagacgtgaagctaattatatgctaacttttatggatgatttttctagaaaaatttgggcattcttcctgaagcagaaaagcgatgtgttttccgcatttaagtcttgaaaaaatatgattgaaaaatagacgagaAACCAAATAAAacacctccgcacagacaatggcttagagttctgttctgatgagtttaataaactgtgcaagtcagaatagattgtgagacacttgatagtttgtcatactccacagcaaaacggagTTGCAGAACTAATAAAaagaatgatcatggagaaggttcgatgtatgttgtcaaatgccaacttacaaAAGacattttgggccgaagcagcctctactgcatatttttttatcaatcgaTCTACATCTGTTTCCATTGacaaaaagactccacaagaggtatggtctggtaatcctgctaactattctgatttaaagatctttgggtgtcctgcgtatgctcatgttgataatggaaaattggaaccgagatctattaaatgtatttttcttgGCTATAAAGCTAGTGTGAAAGGGTATAActtatggtgtcctaaaaatagaaaatttgtaattagtagagatgttgtttttgatgaaactgctatgctacctaacttatctcttaaagactctttcaataaagaaaatcaaaagcaggtggagtatcagattaatccagaatctacaatagagtcgactcctcaagctaaTACAcaaattcagaatagagttgcttctttaccATAATACTCTATTGcgaaaaatagaactagaagagaaattaaaccctcaaagaagtatgtcgaggctgatttagttgcttatgctttaaatgtgattgaagatatagatgcaaaccaagagccatctaattattctaaggcggttagctgtgaagactcagaaaagtggatgttcgTTAttcaagaggagatggaatcactccacaaaaacagaacatgggatcttataaaacttcctaaaggtaaaaaaggTTGTCccttgtaaatgggtgtttaaaaaggaAGAAGtgactccaagagttgaagaactcAGATATAAAGTaaagcttgttgcaaagggttacagtcaaattcccagagtggacttcacagaggTGTTCACCCCAGTAGTGTAGCATAGTTCGatttgagctttgcttggtattgtggccatgcatgatttaaagcttgagcagttagatgaaAACACTGTATTTTTGCATAGAGAACTTGAAGAGGATAATTACAtgtaacaaccagagggttttacagtctcagaaaaagatgactatgtttgcttgcagaaaaagtccctttatagtttaaaacagtcaccaagacagtggtacaagagttttaattcatttatgacttcttatgatttcaaaagaagtagttttgacagttgtgtttactttaagaaaaaaagtgatagttcttttgtgtatctacttctttatgttgatgacatgttgatagcagcaaaagtaaaggagagataagaaaggttaaagcccaactaagtgaagaatttgagatgaaatatttgaGACCAGCAaaaaagatacttggtatggagattctcaaatatagaaaagcaagtaaattgtacctaagtcagaaagggtacattgagaaagttctttgcaggttcaatatgtagagtgctaagcctattagtactcctttagcaacccatttcagactttcatcggctttgtctccacaatcagatgatgagattgagtacatatCACATTttccatactctagtgtagtgggatctctcatgtatgctctggtttgttcacgtccagatttatcatatgcagtcagtgcagttagcagatacatggcaaatcccGGTAAATAACATTGGAaaacagttcagtggattttaagatagttacgaggtactactgatgtttgcttacagtttggaagaactaaagatggagtcattgggtatgttggtGCTGATTTTACTAGAGACCTTGATCGaaaaagatctctcacaggttatgtctttacaatcggaggttgtgcaatcaattGGAAAGCCAGTTTGCAATCTATAGTTTCTTTGTCTACCACTAAaactgagtacatggcgattactgaggcttgtaaagaagctatttggttaaagggactctttagtgaactcaatgaagaccttcaaattagtACAGGATTTTGTGACAATTAGAGTGACATCTTCTTTACAAAAAATCAAATGTTTCAttagagaacaaaacacattgatgttcggtatcattttttttcatgatattattgctcatggtgatattgttgtgagcaaaattagtactaatgaaaatcctacagatatgatgactaagtcacttcctataaccaagtttgagcattacttagacttgattggtgttcattgttgaagttaaacccttaaggggttttatggaaaagGTGAAAAACTTACTCGTTGAGAATtagtgtcaaggtggagattgttagagttgtgtgacccaaattctaagagattgcttgcaagtcaagttaaacaaaatatatcttctttctagaagatttagtatttatgagaataatatatttagcatttattaacataatatatttgactttgattagaattaggttttttcaacctataaatagatgtagtcgaaactcctcttgagATTATAATTGCATACTCTTTGGAAATTATAATTCCAGTTTGTGATATTGAAATTTTCGGTTTTGGATTCCCTTAGAGAAAGTCGACTTTCCCTACTATAAAGTCTTAGTTTTCATCCTAtatttggttattaaatagaaCCCATTCTCTAAGCATTGAAGAGTTCAACAATAGCGTAGAAGATCATTCAGTTGAAAGCCAGAAGGATTTAGATGCTAGGTCcaatatttaacaaatctccctAACTGAAAAAATACAAGTACTAAATTTGGTgaaatttattactataaatatcacaatcaAGATCTAGTTTtgtgaaaatttctaaaatttatctgTGCAAATAAAACTATTTTTCATAACTTGTTTTTTCAACATTTACACCCCTTTTGCTAGATCACAAAAAATTGTACTTTGTATTGGATATTCACTTAGTACTTTCAACTTGAATTTTCCTCAAAATCCTTCTTAAGGAAGCATCACTCTTAAAAGGTCATGTTTGATTGGAAAAATAACTTCATTCATTCGAATAAATATCTCCATTCAAATGAATTAGTGCCAATAGTTGATCTGTCATCTTTGCCATCAAACATTACATTTTGAATATTGCAAAAAGCTttatcaatttcacaaatttttaaTAACAAGGATACCAGCAATGCTTACTACAATGACAACCATAAATAAAAGCAGAACTTCtatatatcatataaacaacatatTCAATAAATGTAACAACAACAATTcgataataattttaatgatttaaaaaattgttaataaCAAATAATCCAATAAAAGTAACATCAACTTACTACAACGACAACCATAAACAATAACACAATTTTTTTATGCCAtacaaaaaaacaaatttttaacaattgaaaaattaataataagataacattcactacaccaaaacaggcttttagcggcattttttaggcctttagcgatGCTTTTTAGTGTCGCTAAAAGTATTTGTGGCACTTTAACTAGCGCCGCAAAAATACCGCTATTGACAACGTGGCTAACTTTTGCGGTGTTTatataaaaaaacgccgctaaagaacatgatctttagcggcgctttacccaCAAACGCCGCCAATGAATATGATCTTTTGCGgtgcttttatcacaaacgccgctaaaaatacaGTTCTTTAGCGGGGCTTAtgaaaaagcgccactaattttGGCAAATTTGTAACATCCTATTTTCATCCATTTACAATCCTTCTTGTAAcataaaatccaaccaaaaacggAAAATTTAAATGATTCTTCAAATTCAATGAaaaatatatgatataaattcataactgaattataattcaaaatattcttacaataatattaaaattaacaatgttaaaaatattcttacaataactATAGCACACTAAAATGTTTACACAATCACCTCCCAGAAACAGGTGCAGTAGTaaccataagaaaaaaaaaggaaaatacacAAATCCAGAAACAACAGTTTTTGGCAAACACTTTTTCAAGAGTAATACCTAAAAATAACCCCCTGGTTTCAACAAAAATGACACTTAGAAGTCTCCTTGCTTTGTCTTCAGTTTCAAATCTTAACTGCAAATAGAAGAATAGAAATGCACTTCAGATTCATCATATTTGTTCACATGACAAATCAAAACCCAATGTTGACAACTTAAACTACACAAAATACCTGCAAATGCTGCAAGCAACAGACTAGATCAGCCTGAATGTCCTTCTCTTGCAACAGGGTTCCCAAATTATCCTGTCAAATGAATGTGCTGTAAGGGCAGGAGAAGAGAAAAGCATTCAATAGATTCAATCTTTTTAAAAGTTAAAGCAAAACTGTCACTTTTACCAGAATATATTTCTCtcttttcacaaaaaaataacTTAGAGAACATTTTTCTGCATCAGCTCCGCCGCCGCAATACAAGTCACAGaccttcaatatttacaaaaaggagttaaaatatgaaaaataaaatatacccATTTGCAAATAGGAAGTAAAGAAGTGAGAGAACCAAATCTTTCAATCCTTCCCAGAATTCAAATCTTTCAATAACATGACAACAGAAGGAGACAACCAAATCTAATTCAAAAGAGAACTCCACATAAGCCGACCTAATCTTTCAATCCTTCCCAAAATTCCTCATCTTTAGAGTAAATATTTCGAGAAAAGTTTACATacttgagaaatagaaaaacaaaattatgcacccgaaaaaattgaaaaaaacatTATAAGAAAACAGCAATAAAGTAGATACAATTAGGGATTCAGCAAGAGATTTCACATCAGATTGCTCAGATAAATGTAAATCTGCTACTTTGGCAATCAGTTCTGTATGGCCTTCTACCACCTGCAATGTacaataattttctttttcatttcaaatttctcAAGAACCAAAAAAACCATTACCATTTCCATAACTGCAAACCCTCAACTATTACCATAGATAACTTCTTGAATCGCTAAAGAATAtccaaaaaagatggaaatgcaatgaaatggaaagtaaattttcaacaacaacaataataaaagcTTACCtctgaaatttttatggcttCTATGAGCTTCTGCAACTCGCTGCTGGAACTTGAGTTCTCCATCTCtagtcttttcttttctttttcaaaccacattcacaaaaaaaatcattcaatgttaaaaataaactcaatttatGTCATTAATCCCTGTACTATGCATAAATTGCAAATTTAATTTAactacttttaaaattttgaattccaaaAAACATATGTTAAATTCTATTCTTTTCAAGATCTTATACAACAAACATATATTATCACATATcaacttgttattttcatataatacTTGTAAAAGAACCAAGAATTTACGGGCTATCCTTTgagttaaaattgaaattttaaaactcaaaaaaaaaaaacataaaactaCAAATAACCAAACTGAAGCACTTGGATTAAatcgaaaaaatataaaaattaaaattgaccaaattataatacaaaaactaaatccataaattagatatgatacaaagattaatagcagaatttaaccataAAACAATTACAAATCATGTCAAAATTCATAACAGTTTAATTATAGTCAATTTGAAGGATTAAATTCCACCATTCAACAAGCATATAACACAACATGAAAGTTATGCAAgttatatataagtttatatataagtcatgtaagttattatgtaagttatgtattgtgcaagtttatatataaattttatttatgtatgtaagtttatatataagttatgatatgattgataaatttgagttatgtaagttatgatatgattgataaatttttaaaaaaatatatattaaaaaagtatataaatattaataagttatgtaagttatatattaaaaatttataagttatgtaaaatta
Coding sequences within it:
- the LOC107950198 gene encoding uncharacterized protein isoform X1: MPLLSEKEGNLGRKRRGKLESKGEKIQRKRSRGELRTEARVESIYQSCEICIPEKKRLEMENSSSSSELQKLIEAIKISEVVEGHTELIAKVADLHLSEQSDVKSLAESLIVCDLYCGGGADAEKCSLSYFFVKREKYILDNLGTLLQEKDIQADLVCCLQHLQLRFETEDKARRLLSVIFVETRGLFLGITLEKVFAKNCCFWICVFSFFFLMVTTAPVSGR
- the LOC107950198 gene encoding uncharacterized protein isoform X2, yielding MPLLSEKEGNLGRKRRGKLESKGEKIQRKRSRGELRTEARVESIYQSCEICIPEKKRLEMENSSSSSELQKLIEAIKISEVVEGHTELIAKVADLHLSEQSDVCDLYCGGGADAEKCSLSYFFVKREKYILDNLGTLLQEKDIQADLVCCLQHLQLRFETEDKARRLLSVIFVETRGLFLGITLEKVFAKNCCFWICVFSFFFLMVTTAPVSGR
- the LOC107950198 gene encoding uncharacterized protein isoform X4, whose product is MENSSSSSELQKLIEAIKISEVVEGHTELIAKVADLHLSEQSDVKSLAESLIVCDLYCGGGADAEKCSLSYFFVKREKYILDNLGTLLQEKDIQADLVCCLQHLQLRFETEDKARRLLSVIFVETRGLFLGITLEKVFAKNCCFWICVFSFFFLMVTTAPVSGR
- the LOC107950198 gene encoding uncharacterized protein isoform X3; protein product: MPLLSEKEGNLGRKRRGKLESKGEKIQRKRSRGELRTEARVESIYQSCEICIPEKKRLEMENSSSSSELQKLIEAIKISEVCDLYCGGGADAEKCSLSYFFVKREKYILDNLGTLLQEKDIQADLVCCLQHLQLRFETEDKARRLLSVIFVETRGLFLGITLEKVFAKNCCFWICVFSFFFLMVTTAPVSGR